The Primulina tabacum isolate GXHZ01 chromosome 10, ASM2559414v2, whole genome shotgun sequence region CGATGAGGAGCATAGGCGGCTGCGCAAGTTGACATCAGCACCTGTGAACGGGCAAGATGTGCTATCTGTTTACCTGAAATATATAGAAGATAATGTCGTATCGGCCTTAGAAAAATGGGCAGAGATGGGACAAATCGAGTTCTTGACTGAACTTAGGAAACTAACTTTTAAGATAATAATGTACATTTTCTTGAGCTCAGAAAGTGAAGCTGTTATGGAAACTTTGGAGAGGGAGTATACCGCATTGAACTATGGAGTCAGAGCTATGGCAATCAATATTCCTGGATTTTCTTACCATAAGGCACTTAAGGTAATTAGCATTGCTGAATGTGTTCCGATCTATGTAGTAAAGATTGCACCTTTTGTGGCATGTTTTTTTATTCAAGACACTAAATTAGATAATATTCCAATGTGATCATAAAAAGATCTTCTCAAATTTGAGCAATTGCCAGTTACAAGTCATACTAGCTACAATGTACGCTGTCTGCTATGTTGATAACTTGGTGTAAAAAGCATCAGATTCTACTAAAGATATGAGAccaattatgaaaaaaaaaataaaaaattgaaatattccAATGTACGTTTAATGATGTTTTTTCCATTCGCCAAAACATTGATTCTTAAATCAACTGTTGATCATTCAGGCTCGTAAAAAACTTGTCGCTGTTCTTCAAGGTATAGTAACAGAACGTAGGGAGCGGAGGAGGAAACATCTGCCAAGCGAGAGGAAAGACATGATGGATGCTCTAATGAATGCTGAAGACGAGTATGGTAGAAGATTGAATGACGAAGAGATTATCGACATTTTGGTCATGTACCTAAATGCTGGCCATGAATCCTCGGGGCATATTACTATGTGGGCAACACTGTTCCTCCAAAACCATCCCCATGTGTTTGAAAAAGCTAAGGTAACGTTAAATATTTCAGGGAATGAAATATACTGAGTTTTctgctatatatatgtatgttaaATGAGAGCTTAATGTTGTGCTATCCGTGTAGCAACTGCTGGCTCTATTCTTATATACTAATCCATTTGGCTTGTGGATGAGATAATAACACTccaattattaaaaaaacttGAGCTAAATATGAGACGATACAAGGACGTTGAATCCCATcctattttgttatttttgcaTTAATTCTACTATCATAGGAAACAGTAGTTTTACTTTTTAAAGTCACGCAGAATCCCACTTCCTTCAAATGGCCATCAGTATTGCGCTTTAAACTCCTTTTTCTCACTATATTCATGacgaatttttttatataaaatgtgGGATGCATTCAGGCAGAGCAAGAAGAAATTGTGAAAAACAGGCCACCAGGTCAACAAGGTTTGACGCTTAGAGAAGTTAGACAAATGGAGCATCTTTCCAAGGTTTGCTGTCTTACTAACTCATTGACGATGTCGGCTTCAGATTCCTTTACTCTTAAAAAATTATGCTTGTAAATCTCATAGGTAATCGATGAAACACTTCGCATCGTTACATTCTCACTTGTGGTCTTCCGAGAGGCAAGGAAGGATGTTCGCATCAGTGGTAAAACTACTATGTCAACAATCCATGCCCTTTTTGATTTTGTTCATGCTTAGAGCATGGTTCTTAAATTGACTGTGTCCGACAAAAAGTCACGTTTTTCTTGATTTGATTCTTCAATCTTCAGGTTACACGATCCCGAAAGGATGGAAAGTTTTGGTATGGTTTAGGGGTGTTCATCTAGATCCTGAAACATATGTGGAACCGAAGAAGTTCGATCCTTCGAGATGGGATGTGAGTTTCTTTGCGATTGAAATAATGCGCTGAGTTTTTCTGGTGGCGCTATGTCATATTATGTGATTTATACTTCAGTCTCTAATCCTAATACGTCCCAATATAATGCGCAGGGATTCACACCCAAAGCCGGGAATTTTCTTCCTTTCGGTGCTGGAAGCAGATTGTGCCCCGGAAACGATCTTGCCAAGATCGAAATCGCGATATTTCTTCACTATTTTGTCTTGAATTACAAGTTCGTCCTCTCATCGCATTCTTGATTTTTCTGGGGAaaatttcataatatatttcGTTGCTTGTTGCAGGCTTGAGAGACAAAATCCCGCGAGTCCATTG contains the following coding sequences:
- the LOC142506009 gene encoding ent-kaurenoic acid oxidase 2-like — translated: MGWMVVLLGCFCGVFMVKWALKSVNCWYCERGLGDKRYELPPGDFGWPFIGNMWSFLRAFKSANPESFISYFVNRFGHTGMYKVYMFGNPSIIVTTAETCRRVLTDDDSFKPGWPSATMNLIGKNSFVGIFDEEHRRLRKLTSAPVNGQDVLSVYLKYIEDNVVSALEKWAEMGQIEFLTELRKLTFKIIMYIFLSSESEAVMETLEREYTALNYGVRAMAINIPGFSYHKALKARKKLVAVLQGIVTERRERRRKHLPSERKDMMDALMNAEDEYGRRLNDEEIIDILVMYLNAGHESSGHITMWATLFLQNHPHVFEKAKAEQEEIVKNRPPGQQGLTLREVRQMEHLSKVIDETLRIVTFSLVVFREARKDVRISGYTIPKGWKVLVWFRGVHLDPETYVEPKKFDPSRWDGFTPKAGNFLPFGAGSRLCPGNDLAKIEIAIFLHYFVLNYKLERQNPASPLMYLPHSRPKDNCLGRIRRVVTRNV